A genomic segment from Pyrodictium occultum encodes:
- a CDS encoding cytidine deaminase has product MGQARDPAEKLIEAAMRVLPNSYAPYSGVHVAAAVEAEDGTVYTGVNVENASYGLTVCAERVAVAAMVTAGRRRVKRMAIVADTREPLPPCGACRQVLAEFGDPDTLVVSISAATGERREWRLGELLPHAFTARQLPRRGSDAAP; this is encoded by the coding sequence GTGGGCCAGGCCAGGGACCCCGCGGAGAAGCTTATCGAGGCGGCGATGAGGGTGCTGCCTAACAGCTACGCGCCCTACAGCGGCGTCCACGTGGCGGCTGCGGTGGAGGCAGAGGACGGCACAGTCTACACCGGGGTTAACGTGGAGAACGCCAGCTACGGGCTCACAGTCTGCGCCGAGAGGGTAGCGGTGGCAGCCATGGTGACTGCCGGCCGCAGGAGGGTGAAGAGGATGGCCATTGTGGCCGACACCAGGGAGCCCCTCCCGCCCTGCGGCGCCTGCCGCCAGGTGCTCGCCGAGTTCGGGGACCCGGACACGCTGGTGGTATCCATCTCCGCGGCTACCGGGGAGAGGAGGGAGTGGAGGCTAGGCGAGCTGCTCCCCCACGCGTTCACAGCCAGGCAGCTGCCGCGGAGGGGCTCGGACGCCGCTCCCTAG